The Paenibacillus sp. 481 DNA window CTTAGGCATGTCCGTAGGCGAAACAGATTGCTCGGCTGTACTAGTGAGCTGAACGGATGGTTCAGAAAGCTCCTCGGTCACACTAGTGAGTTGCTTAGACGTAGTAGTATGCCGCTCTGACAGGCTAGTGAGCTGCTCAGGAGCATCTATTGCTACTGTCTTCGCTTCATTGACATTTTCCATTATCGTTGGTGATACTTGTGCATCTTGCTTCTCCATCATGACCCTCCTTCCAGCTTCGTCCACGCTTCATCTTTGCTCATGCGCGGCAGCATGTTGAATTGATTACCTTCGACTAACTCATCAAATTGACACACCGGTTTATATTGGCAATGGTCACATGCCTTTTTCGGTCCGAGACGATACGGGTCGATCTGGACATCTCCGTCCGTAATGCGCGTACCGATCCGTTGAATGACGTTGCGCACGGTGCTGCGCAGCACACCCCATTGCTCATTGGTAGCGACAGACGCATTGCTATAAAAGGACCCGTCCGCTTTAACGGCCACAGGTAAAATGTCGGAATACCCTTTGTCCAGCGGCTCATCCATGAGCGAGACAACGTCGCGATCGGCAAGCACGAGGCCGCGCATTTTGAACTTTTTCAATAATTGGTCATACGCTTGCTCGGGGCTCATACCGTTCACTGCTTGCAGCAGCGGGTTGTGGACATGAAAATATAACGTCCCCGCAGGCATTGCTTCTGTCCCTAGCCATTCTTCCGCATTCGTAATTAATACATCCAAATACGTAAGCATTTGCAGCGATAATCCATAAAATACTTCGTGCAGCTTTAAATCGGTTGCACTCGATTTATAGTCAATGACACGCAGCAGCACACCTTGCTCACTGTCCGCACGATCGACACGGTCGATCCGACCGATAATTTCCATCGTGCAGCCGTTCGGCAGCGTAAATTGCAGCGCCGGCAGCTGCTTGTCCGGCCCGAAATCAATTTCGAGCGCAACAGGCTCAAACTTGCCGCGACGAGAATGTTCGCCGATTACGGAGGCAGCGCGGCCTACGATTTGCTTCAGTTTGCGCGATATATGTTCGTAGCGCTTCGTACTTAACAAGATTTCGCCTTGCAGACGCGGCGCTAACAAATCGACAATGCGATCCGCTTCAGCGCGGCATTCCTCTTGGGTCAGGGCTGCCCATGTGCGGCCACCTGTGGATAAGTCCGTTGCCATACGGCTAAGCGCAGCATGGAACAACTGGCCGATGTCCGGCGCTTCCAACTTGTAGGTACGCCGCTCTTTCAGCTTTAAGCCGTGCGAAGCAAAGTGTGCAAACGGACAAGCAACAAAGCGTTCCATACGGGAAACGCTCGTGCGCAGCTGTTTTCCGTACAGCTTAACGCTCGTCTTCGACTCAATCGCTTCCACTTGATTGCGATACACAAGCGAGCCTGTAAGCGTGCGCAGCCGCTCACGATAATCGGGCTGCATCATAAACCAACGATAGACGTCCCACCAGATCGGTGCGATCGGGCGGCCACGCCTCCATTCCCGCAACTGCACGATTAAGTAGCGTAACGCAGCTTCTGGGTGCCCCGCATAGGCTGCCTGCTCTACTTCACTCATAAATTCGTTCGGCTCAGCCATCACGATTTGTTCTTGCACGTGCGGGAACAGTCCACGCACATGACGGACAACTTCGGACGGAAGCAGCGATTTGCCCTCTTCGTCCGCCAAGGCATAGCTCAGCCACAAGGTGTGACTAGGCGCTGTCAAGGCGTTGTATATGATAAACCGCTCGTCTAGTAGTTTGCGGCGTATGCCTGGCGCGAGCTCCATCCCAATTTGATGGAGCATATCGCGCTCATTTTCGGTCAGTACGCCATCCTCTGTTGGGCGGCTCGGAATAACACCATCGTTAATGCCAAGCAAATACAGATGTTTTATTTGTCCAGAGCGGGTTCGATCCATCGAAGCGATTAACACTTGGTCAAGCGCAGGCGGAACAATTGCCATTTTGATACTTTCCAACCCGGTTTCCAGCATGCCCGCAAACAACTCAACAGACATGCGCTCTTCCCCAACCATTTCTACCATTTGATCCAAAATATCAAGCATAGCGCCCCACATTTGCCGATGTTCCCGCGCACGCTGCACGTCCCCATGCAACAGCGCCTCTTGACTCATACGCTCCAGTTTGTGTGGCACGTTCAGCGCTATCCAAAAACGGTACAGTGCCTCACATTTTCCACGTACATCCCGATTGCTTCCCAGCGCACGTTCAAGTGCAGCAACTGGCGTTACGATAAGCTGGCGGCAATGCTCGATCCATTCCGGTGCGGTTCGATTTTTTCGTTCTTCATGTTCAGGGTCATCGGGATCTAAAGCTTGATTAAACTCA harbors:
- the addB gene encoding helicase-exonuclease AddAB subunit AddB, with the translated sequence MPLHYIIGRSGSGKTTHMLERIKHHLREQPDGPPIILLVPEQGTFQVEHELVSTPEMKGMLRAQVLSFRRLAYRVMQETGGTALTPINEEGKKMLLYKILQRRKADLPLFSGAAEQFGFIEKLNDLFDEMKRYRIQASDLDEHLSFVQSNMSGHSLLSAKLRDMSGVLHEFEAELAEHYLDGEDVLARLAEGMPQSDYVRNATIYIDGFHGFTPQEYAVLASLMLHARDMTICLCVDRPYEVGEVPHELNLFHPTATTFIKLREISETLGFEIGSVSHLKQGDLAERLADDERREQVPTQLPRFKQASQLAHLERHFERKVPWRNRDHESKSGSQHRPNDDQSAPDQASITVRAAVHRRAEVEAAAREMLRRAREDGVRWREMAIMVRNIADYGDIISTVFQDAGIPYFMDQKRTVLDHPFVEMTRAALDMISGYWKYDAVFRFVKTEFLLTEDEHITRADFDRLENYVLACGIEGSRWTNGRPWPAEFNQALDPDDPEHEERKNRTAPEWIEHCRQLIVTPVAALERALGSNRDVRGKCEALYRFWIALNVPHKLERMSQEALLHGDVQRAREHRQMWGAMLDILDQMVEMVGEERMSVELFAGMLETGLESIKMAIVPPALDQVLIASMDRTRSGQIKHLYLLGINDGVIPSRPTEDGVLTENERDMLHQIGMELAPGIRRKLLDERFIIYNALTAPSHTLWLSYALADEEGKSLLPSEVVRHVRGLFPHVQEQIVMAEPNEFMSEVEQAAYAGHPEAALRYLIVQLREWRRGRPIAPIWWDVYRWFMMQPDYRERLRTLTGSLVYRNQVEAIESKTSVKLYGKQLRTSVSRMERFVACPFAHFASHGLKLKERRTYKLEAPDIGQLFHAALSRMATDLSTGGRTWAALTQEECRAEADRIVDLLAPRLQGEILLSTKRYEHISRKLKQIVGRAASVIGEHSRRGKFEPVALEIDFGPDKQLPALQFTLPNGCTMEIIGRIDRVDRADSEQGVLLRVIDYKSSATDLKLHEVFYGLSLQMLTYLDVLITNAEEWLGTEAMPAGTLYFHVHNPLLQAVNGMSPEQAYDQLLKKFKMRGLVLADRDVVSLMDEPLDKGYSDILPVAVKADGSFYSNASVATNEQWGVLRSTVRNVIQRIGTRITDGDVQIDPYRLGPKKACDHCQYKPVCQFDELVEGNQFNMLPRMSKDEAWTKLEGGS